The Equus asinus isolate D_3611 breed Donkey chromosome 4, EquAss-T2T_v2, whole genome shotgun sequence genome has a segment encoding these proteins:
- the C4H12orf75 gene encoding overexpressed in colon carcinoma 1 protein isoform X6, translating to MNAVERSPAGAAKDATEESITEDDKRRNYGGVYVGLPSEAVSMASSQTKAVQKKENTMTQ from the exons ATGAATGCCGTAGAAAGAA GCCCTGCAGGAGCAGCTAAAGATGC AACAGAAGAATCCATAACAGAAGATGACAAGAGGAG AAACTATGGAGGAGTGTATGTTGGTCTCCCATCTGAAGCTGTCAGTATGGCATCCAGTCAAACAAAGGCTGTGCAAAAAA AAGAAAATACCATGACTCAATAA
- the C4H12orf75 gene encoding overexpressed in colon carcinoma 1 protein isoform X1: MTRGEDYPRETMEECMLVSHLKLSVWHPVKQRLCKKIRRKYHDSIIKSLLIKIWKEFHSMGLSNLHRHFQGNSKQSPGPNPPSLPILKSVVKAMGTC, translated from the exons ATGACAAGAGGAG aagattatcccagag AAACTATGGAGGAGTGTATGTTGGTCTCCCATCTGAAGCTGTCAGTATGGCATCCAGTCAAACAAAGGCTGTGCAAAAAA attAGAAGAAAATACCATGACTCAATAATCAAGAG CTTGCTCATCAAGATTTGGAAGGAATTTCACTCCATGGGACTTTCTAATCTGCACAGACATTTCCAAGGAAATTCTAAACAGTCGCCTGGCCCCAACCCCCCATCCCTTCCAATTCTTAAGTCTGTAGTTAAGGCCATGGGTACATGTTGA
- the C4H12orf75 gene encoding overexpressed in colon carcinoma 1 protein isoform X2 codes for MTRGDYPRETMEECMLVSHLKLSVWHPVKQRLCKKIRRKYHDSIIKSLLIKIWKEFHSMGLSNLHRHFQGNSKQSPGPNPPSLPILKSVVKAMGTC; via the exons ATGACAAGAGGAG attatcccagag AAACTATGGAGGAGTGTATGTTGGTCTCCCATCTGAAGCTGTCAGTATGGCATCCAGTCAAACAAAGGCTGTGCAAAAAA attAGAAGAAAATACCATGACTCAATAATCAAGAG CTTGCTCATCAAGATTTGGAAGGAATTTCACTCCATGGGACTTTCTAATCTGCACAGACATTTCCAAGGAAATTCTAAACAGTCGCCTGGCCCCAACCCCCCATCCCTTCCAATTCTTAAGTCTGTAGTTAAGGCCATGGGTACATGTTGA